Proteins from one Lonchura striata isolate bLonStr1 chromosome 6, bLonStr1.mat, whole genome shotgun sequence genomic window:
- the LOC110472113 gene encoding acyl-coenzyme A thioesterase 1 — protein MARVSVLPSRRCLSDEPVRIRVAGLQPQQAVTLRASLVDESGELFQSHALYRAGSSGELDLSRSPALGGSYLGVEPMGLLWALQSKTPYKRLAKRNVLTPFCVDVEVYEGHGDTSRLLGKCTNERWFLGEGVKRISVREGRLRATLFLPPGPGPFPGLIDLYGSGGGLIEYRASLLASRGFVTLALAYMSFEDIPAMPEILELSYFEEAVNFLRKQQQVKDTGIGVLGLSKGGDLALSMATFLPGIKAAVSISGSSFNSFVPLKGDGFTIPVHPYDLGRMKISDESGIVDFSDVLDDHMDPATWACRIPVERSLAKFLFLSGLDDMNWKSDLYCRDAVQRLQQHGREVEFYSYSGAGHLLEPPYLPLCKVSIHRVLGMLVHWGGQWREHAKAQEDAWRRIQAFFWQHLMDSDIPKSKL, from the exons ATGGCGCGGGTGTCCGTCCTGCCCTCCCGCAGGTGCCTGTCCGACGAGCCCGTGCGGATCCGTGTGGCCGGGCTGCAGCCGCAGCAGGCGGTCACCCTCCGAGCCAGCCTGGTGGACGAGAGCGGGGAGCTTTTCCAATCCCACGCTCTctacagggctgggagcagcgggGAGCTGGACCTCAGCCGCTCCCCAGCGCTGGGGGGCAGCTATTTGGGAGTGGAGCCgatggggctgctctgggctctgcagtcCAAAACGCCCTACAAGCGGCTGGCAAAGAGGAACGTCCTGACCCCTTTCTGTGTGGACGTGGAAGTGTATGAGGGCCATGGGGACACGAGCCGCTTGCTGGGAAAATGCACCAATGAACGATGGTTTTTAGGAGAGGGGGTAAAGAGGATTTCGGTCAGAGAAGGTCGACTCAGAGCAAccctcttcctccctcctg GACCTGGCCCATTCCCTGGACTTATTGATTTGTATGGATCTGGAGGAGGTCTTATTGAATACAGAGCAAGTCTCCTGGCTAGCAGGGGCTTTGTCACTCTGGCTCTTGCTTACATGTCCTTTGAAGATATCCCTGCTATGCCAGAGATCCTTGAACTGAGCTATTTTGAGGAGGCTGTGAACTTTTTGCGGAAACAGCAGCAG GTGAAAGATACTGGCATTGGTGTTTTGGGCTTGTCTAAAGGAGGTGATCTAGCCCTTTCAATGGCCACATTTCTACCTGGCATCAAGGCAGCTGTCAGCATATCTGGAAGTAGTTTTAATTCCTTCGTTCCTCTGAAGGGGGATGGCTTCACTATTCCTGTCCACCCATATGACCTGGGGAGGATGAAGATCAGTGATGAGTCTGGAATAGTAGATTTTTCAGATGTCTTAGATGATCACATGGACCCAGCAACTTGGGCATGCCGCATTCCTGTGGAGAGGTCCTTAGCCAAGTTCCTCTTCCTGTCTGGACTGGATGACATGAACTGGAAAAGCGACCTCTATTGCCGGGATGCTGTTCAGCGCCTTCAGCAGCATGGCCGGGAAGTGGAGTTTTACTCCTATTCTGGAGCAGGGCACCTCTTGGAGCCACCATACTTGCCTCTGTGCAAAGTTTCAATCCACAGGGTGCTTGGGATGTTGGTGCATTGGGGAGGGCAGTGGAGAGAGCATGCTAAAGCCCAGGAAGATGCATGGCGCAGGATACAGGCCTTTTTCTGGCAACATCTGATGGACTCAGACATCCCTAAGAGCAAGCTGTAG